The Bremerella alba genome includes a window with the following:
- a CDS encoding ABC transporter ATP-binding protein — protein sequence MSQVIDASPVLEVRDLKVHFPVRRGKWFASQTEYVRAVDGVSFDVKPGETFGLVGESGCGKSTTARAIMNLVKPTAGTIHLNGQRIDDLSPASMRHHRSDLQMIFQDPYASLNPRMTVGTIIGEPLSIFGLKSGLDRKLEVMRLMDVVGLNPRFINRYPHEFSGGQRQRIGIARALAARPKVIVCDEPISALDVSIQAQVINLLMDLQQKLGVAYVFIAHDLSVVRHISHRIGVMYLGRIVELSQSQELFQRPMHPYTQALLSAIPVPDPDIERKRKRIVLQGEVPSPDTFYPGCPFADRCPIVQPEKCTASPPPLEGTPHPAACFFAGEMSIEGSAKS from the coding sequence ATGTCACAAGTAATAGACGCCTCTCCGGTTCTTGAAGTCCGCGACCTGAAAGTTCACTTTCCGGTTCGTCGCGGCAAGTGGTTTGCGTCCCAGACAGAATACGTCCGGGCCGTCGATGGCGTATCGTTTGACGTGAAACCAGGCGAAACGTTCGGCTTGGTGGGGGAAAGTGGGTGCGGTAAATCGACCACGGCCAGGGCGATCATGAACCTGGTCAAGCCAACCGCCGGAACCATTCACCTCAACGGCCAGCGAATCGATGATCTCTCACCGGCGTCGATGCGGCATCATCGCAGCGACTTGCAGATGATCTTTCAAGATCCCTATGCCTCGCTCAATCCACGCATGACGGTGGGCACTATTATTGGCGAGCCCCTTTCGATCTTTGGGTTGAAGTCTGGCCTTGATCGAAAACTGGAAGTCATGCGACTGATGGATGTCGTTGGGCTCAATCCACGGTTTATCAATCGTTATCCGCACGAGTTCTCGGGTGGGCAGCGACAACGTATTGGAATTGCCAGGGCTCTCGCCGCACGCCCCAAAGTGATTGTTTGCGACGAACCTATTTCCGCGCTTGACGTTTCGATTCAGGCCCAGGTCATCAATCTGTTAATGGACCTGCAGCAGAAGCTAGGGGTGGCGTACGTCTTTATCGCCCACGACCTGAGCGTCGTCCGGCATATCTCGCACCGAATTGGTGTGATGTATTTGGGACGAATCGTCGAGCTCTCCCAGTCGCAAGAGCTTTTTCAGCGTCCGATGCATCCGTACACCCAAGCACTGCTGTCCGCGATTCCTGTGCCTGATCCCGATATCGAACGCAAACGCAAACGGATCGTGCTGCAAGGAGAAGTGCCTTCGCCGGATACGTTTTACCCCGGTTGCCCTTTTGCCGATCGCTGCCCAATCGTGCAGCCTGAGAAATGCACGGCGAGTCCGCCACCGCTCGAAGGAACACCCCATCCTGCGGCATGCTTCTTCGCCGGAGAAATGTCGATCGAGGGTTCCGCAAAGAGCTAA
- a CDS encoding ABC transporter ATP-binding protein yields MTVETTSASNETKPSGTGKVLLEVRDLAVEFRTDDGTFKAVRGVNFDLRAGETLGIVGESGSGKSVTNLAMLGLIPQPPGKITSGSAMYNGQDLLKMSNKELATIRGNRIAMIFQDPMTTLNPFLTIDEQLTEVTRKHLGLSYDEALDRAIEMLEKVGIPGASRRVFNYPHEFSGGMRQRVVIAMALSCDPEILIADEPSTALDVTIQAQILELMQQLQQEHNTAIVMITHDLGVIANMATDVLVMYAGRKVEQAKVHDLFADPRHPYTLGLLNSIPRIDEEVGAELSPVKGQPPDMSENIPGCSFYPRCPYHIDDCLKIDPPLVQVGTGTLHACIRDVTQIDPPVSPTATN; encoded by the coding sequence GTGACTGTAGAAACGACGAGTGCCTCGAACGAAACCAAGCCTTCCGGCACCGGCAAAGTGCTGCTGGAAGTACGCGACTTGGCCGTCGAGTTCCGCACCGACGATGGGACATTCAAAGCGGTTCGTGGAGTCAACTTTGATCTACGGGCCGGCGAAACGCTGGGTATCGTGGGCGAGTCCGGCTCCGGCAAGTCGGTAACCAACCTGGCCATGCTGGGCTTGATTCCTCAACCTCCTGGAAAGATCACCAGCGGGTCGGCCATGTATAATGGCCAAGACCTGTTGAAGATGAGCAACAAGGAACTCGCGACGATCCGTGGGAACCGCATTGCGATGATCTTCCAGGACCCGATGACCACGCTCAATCCTTTTCTCACCATCGACGAACAGCTGACCGAGGTCACGCGAAAACATCTAGGGCTATCGTATGACGAGGCGTTAGATCGCGCGATCGAAATGCTGGAAAAGGTAGGCATCCCCGGAGCCAGCCGCCGCGTCTTTAATTATCCCCACGAGTTCTCTGGCGGGATGCGTCAACGCGTGGTGATTGCGATGGCCCTTTCGTGCGATCCCGAAATCCTGATCGCAGACGAACCTTCGACCGCATTAGACGTCACCATTCAGGCCCAAATATTGGAACTGATGCAACAGTTGCAGCAGGAACACAATACGGCGATCGTCATGATCACACACGACCTGGGTGTGATCGCCAATATGGCCACCGACGTGTTGGTCATGTACGCCGGCCGTAAGGTCGAGCAGGCCAAAGTTCACGACCTGTTCGCCGATCCGCGCCATCCTTACACGCTGGGACTTCTCAATTCGATTCCACGGATCGATGAAGAAGTGGGAGCCGAGCTCTCACCAGTCAAGGGTCAGCCGCCAGACATGAGCGAAAATATTCCCGGCTGTTCGTTCTATCCGCGGTGTCCGTATCACATCGATGATTGCCTGAAGATCGATCCGCCGCTCGTCCAAGTAGGAACCGGTACCCTGCACGCGTGCATTCGCGACGTTACCCAGATTGATCCACCGGTTTCCCCGACTGCCACCAACTAA
- a CDS encoding chemotaxis protein, giving the protein MNAQNSSLGINTGILLEAGTNEAEILVFEVGDQAYGVNVAKVKEVLGVTKVTSLPEGHSSIEGVVRIRQDVVTLIHLGHFLYGDVPEVASKDSDCLLLLEFNQRPLAFRVNRVHRIYRVSWKATRPLPMTPGMNAPITSVVLIDGKLVQILDFESIGAAVAGIGDEAVSDSGVSRIDAPNIPVVFAEDSRMISEMIRDHLQDAGFTNYHGFVDGQAAWEYLEDLAENESVETIRDKVGILITDIEMPRMDGFSLAKQVRMHPVLGSLPIIIFSSLVSHDNEKKGAQVGVDTQVPKPRYGELLEKTRQMVGLSELVEA; this is encoded by the coding sequence ATGAATGCGCAAAATTCAAGTCTAGGTATCAATACCGGAATTCTTCTGGAAGCAGGCACCAACGAGGCCGAGATCCTCGTATTTGAAGTTGGTGATCAGGCCTATGGCGTGAATGTCGCCAAGGTTAAGGAAGTCCTCGGGGTTACTAAGGTCACCAGTCTGCCAGAAGGCCATTCATCGATTGAAGGGGTTGTGCGAATTCGGCAAGATGTGGTGACGCTAATTCACCTGGGGCACTTTCTTTACGGAGACGTGCCGGAGGTTGCCTCGAAAGATAGCGACTGCCTATTGCTGTTGGAATTCAACCAGCGTCCACTCGCGTTTCGCGTGAATCGTGTGCACCGAATCTATCGTGTCAGTTGGAAAGCTACCCGGCCCCTGCCGATGACGCCAGGCATGAATGCCCCGATCACAAGCGTTGTGCTCATTGACGGGAAACTGGTTCAGATTCTCGACTTCGAGTCGATCGGTGCGGCGGTTGCCGGAATCGGGGATGAAGCGGTGAGCGATTCGGGCGTATCGCGAATTGATGCTCCCAATATCCCGGTCGTGTTCGCAGAAGATTCTCGCATGATTTCGGAAATGATTCGCGATCATTTGCAAGACGCTGGATTCACCAATTACCACGGCTTTGTCGACGGGCAAGCGGCATGGGAATATCTCGAGGATCTGGCCGAGAATGAGTCGGTCGAAACGATTCGTGACAAGGTTGGTATTCTGATTACCGATATCGAGATGCCGCGGATGGATGGCTTTAGCCTGGCCAAACAGGTTCGGATGCACCCGGTGCTGGGTTCGCTTCCGATCATTATCTTCTCGTCGCTGGTTTCCCATGACAACGAGAAAAAGGGAGCCCAAGTTGGTGTCGATACCCAGGTTCCCAAACCTCGCTACGGGGAACTGCTGGAAAAGACACGGCAGATGGTTGGGCTTTCGGAGCTTGTGGAAGCCTAG
- a CDS encoding M20 metallopeptidase family protein, with amino-acid sequence MVRARAVLIAVIGLILTLWGVLTPADVSADPPGQHSAGIEQWVNDQVDSLIEIYQDFHAHPEVSFEEAKTAQRLAGLLKSAGYEVTTEIGGHGLVAILQNGEGPTVMLRTDLDGLPVTENTELVYASKQTVKLDDGSQSGVMHACGHDIHMTNVVGTARYMAAHRNQWHGTLMIIGQPAEEKGQGAKAMLQDGLFERFPKPDYAIALHVDPNLPTGTIGYRSGYAMANVDSVDIYVQGQGGHGAHPDATVDPIVQAAQLILDLQTIVSREINPTEPAVVTVGAIHGGTKHNIIGNECHLQLTVRSYGEKVRKQLLEAIQRKAKAVAISYRAPEPKIVISEGTPSLFNDKHLTWRIVENFNRTFGDEKVVPVDPSMGGEDFSRYGIAGVPIFMYRLGSVDAKRLARYEQLGQEPPSLHSPLYYPDAEACLTTGVNATVSALLELFEQIPDDQ; translated from the coding sequence ATGGTTCGGGCTCGTGCTGTTCTGATTGCCGTTATTGGCCTGATTCTCACCCTCTGGGGCGTGCTTACCCCGGCAGACGTCAGTGCTGATCCCCCCGGTCAGCATTCCGCCGGAATCGAACAGTGGGTCAACGATCAGGTCGACTCACTGATCGAAATCTACCAAGACTTTCACGCACATCCGGAAGTTTCCTTTGAAGAAGCGAAAACCGCCCAGCGGCTCGCCGGTCTCCTCAAGTCGGCCGGGTACGAGGTAACGACCGAGATCGGAGGGCACGGCCTGGTTGCCATCTTGCAAAATGGCGAGGGACCTACTGTTATGCTACGGACGGACCTCGATGGTTTGCCCGTTACCGAGAACACCGAGTTGGTGTATGCATCGAAGCAGACCGTCAAGCTCGACGATGGATCTCAGTCGGGCGTGATGCATGCGTGTGGTCACGACATTCACATGACCAACGTGGTTGGTACTGCTCGATATATGGCGGCGCATCGAAATCAGTGGCACGGCACGCTGATGATCATTGGGCAGCCTGCTGAAGAGAAAGGGCAAGGGGCCAAGGCGATGCTGCAGGATGGGCTTTTCGAGCGTTTCCCTAAGCCTGACTATGCGATTGCTTTACACGTCGATCCCAACTTGCCGACGGGAACCATCGGCTATCGAAGTGGCTACGCGATGGCCAATGTCGATAGTGTCGATATTTACGTGCAAGGCCAAGGTGGTCATGGCGCTCATCCCGATGCTACCGTCGATCCGATCGTTCAGGCCGCTCAGTTGATTCTCGACTTGCAGACGATCGTCAGTCGTGAGATTAATCCGACCGAGCCGGCCGTCGTCACGGTCGGGGCCATCCATGGCGGCACGAAGCACAATATCATCGGCAATGAATGTCACCTGCAACTGACGGTGCGAAGCTACGGCGAAAAAGTTCGCAAGCAACTTCTCGAGGCGATTCAACGCAAGGCAAAAGCGGTTGCAATCAGCTACCGAGCCCCTGAACCGAAAATTGTGATCAGCGAAGGAACGCCGAGTCTTTTCAACGATAAGCACCTCACCTGGCGCATTGTCGAGAACTTCAATCGTACCTTCGGAGACGAGAAAGTCGTGCCGGTTGATCCTTCAATGGGAGGCGAAGACTTCAGTCGCTACGGTATCGCAGGAGTCCCGATCTTCATGTATCGCTTAGGTTCGGTCGATGCAAAGCGTCTGGCCCGCTACGAACAATTGGGGCAAGAGCCTCCCTCGCTGCATTCGCCACTCTACTATCCCGATGCCGAAGCTTGCCTGACAACGGGCGTGAATGCAACCGTGAGTGCCCTATTAGAACTCTTCGAGCAAATACCGGACGATCAATGA
- a CDS encoding ABC transporter permease, translating into MIYFLAKRLLWLVITLWVVFTISFFLMWTVSPEGALLSERQLPEAIKQNLEEYYGLDKPLLTRYFNTMGNYLTLNPGPSMKLIDKSVFEIVSEGLPISIALGLLGLSFAMLIGFSTGIVSALKRQSVIDVTFRMIATLGIAIPNFVLAGFAIIIFVFGLNWFPAAGWGRPINLVLPSLCLAAPFAAYISRLTRTGMLEVLGQDYIRTAYAKGLMPTTVVLKHAFRGAILPVVSFLGPATAGILTGSLVLERIFFIPGLGSHFIEAVQQKDHPVSLAVVMIYTFLLFSMNTLVDLSYGLIDPRVKLNK; encoded by the coding sequence GTGATTTACTTTTTGGCCAAGCGGCTATTGTGGTTGGTGATCACCTTGTGGGTTGTCTTCACGATTAGCTTCTTTTTGATGTGGACCGTCTCTCCGGAAGGCGCGCTCTTAAGTGAGCGGCAACTTCCCGAGGCCATTAAGCAAAACCTGGAAGAGTACTACGGCTTAGATAAGCCGCTCTTGACGCGGTACTTCAACACGATGGGCAATTATCTGACACTTAACCCTGGCCCTAGCATGAAGCTGATCGATAAATCGGTCTTCGAGATCGTCTCGGAAGGTCTTCCGATCTCGATTGCGCTCGGGCTGCTCGGTCTTAGCTTTGCCATGCTGATTGGCTTCTCAACCGGAATTGTTTCGGCCTTAAAAAGACAATCGGTAATCGATGTTACCTTCCGCATGATCGCTACGCTCGGGATTGCAATTCCCAACTTTGTGTTGGCGGGCTTTGCAATCATTATCTTTGTGTTCGGACTGAATTGGTTTCCTGCCGCTGGCTGGGGACGCCCGATCAACTTGGTGCTGCCGTCGCTTTGCCTGGCGGCTCCCTTCGCGGCGTATATCTCGCGACTGACGCGAACCGGAATGTTGGAAGTGCTTGGGCAAGACTACATTCGCACGGCCTATGCCAAAGGACTGATGCCGACGACGGTGGTGCTGAAGCATGCGTTTCGCGGGGCGATTCTGCCGGTAGTTTCCTTTTTGGGACCGGCCACCGCAGGCATTCTCACCGGCTCGCTTGTGCTCGAACGCATCTTTTTCATACCTGGGCTGGGAAGTCACTTCATCGAGGCTGTTCAGCAGAAAGATCATCCCGTCAGCCTGGCCGTGGTGATGATTTATACGTTTCTGTTGTTCTCGATGAATACGTTGGTCGACCTCTCGTATGGTTTGATCGATCCTCGCGTCAAGTTGAACAAGTAA
- a CDS encoding dipeptidase: protein MPDQKTFIDENRGHFVELLKELLRIPSVSTDSRHKEDVKTAADWVADRFRNLNLETKIIPTEGHPIVYAESPPVPGKPVALVYGHYDVQPPEPLDLWVTPPFEPTERDGNLVARGATDDKGQMLTHVFGATAWMKSMGELPIQVKFLIEGEEEIGSANLGPFIEQNKELLANDVVVISDSSQFAPGQPAITYGLKGIAYFELKLIGPNRDLHSGSFGGSVRNPANALCGMLSTLIDEHGWIHIPGFYDDVKPITGDERENFAELPFNEEKFKEQLGVDAVHGEEGYTTLERRWARPTLDINGLTSGYQGEGAKTVLPSEASAKFSCRLVPDQCPHKIGKALREHLEKVCPSGIKMEFKEHHGSPGFVVATDSPYVKAASAAIEQGFGNAPVLIREGGSIPIVANFAQQLDSDVLLLGWGLDDDNTHSPNEKFNLADFQRGIAASAQLWAELAKIEK, encoded by the coding sequence ATGCCGGATCAGAAAACTTTTATAGATGAGAATCGCGGTCACTTCGTCGAGTTGCTCAAAGAGTTGCTCCGAATTCCCAGTGTGAGCACCGACAGTCGGCATAAAGAAGATGTTAAGACTGCCGCCGACTGGGTCGCCGATCGCTTTCGAAATTTGAACCTAGAGACGAAAATCATCCCTACCGAGGGGCATCCGATCGTCTACGCCGAAAGCCCACCGGTGCCTGGCAAGCCCGTAGCCCTCGTTTATGGACACTATGACGTCCAACCGCCAGAACCACTCGACCTATGGGTCACCCCACCGTTCGAGCCCACCGAGCGCGACGGCAATCTTGTGGCCCGCGGTGCGACCGACGACAAAGGCCAGATGCTGACTCATGTATTCGGGGCGACAGCCTGGATGAAGTCGATGGGCGAATTGCCGATTCAGGTCAAGTTTCTGATCGAGGGGGAAGAGGAAATCGGCAGTGCCAATCTGGGCCCTTTTATCGAGCAAAACAAAGAGCTGCTAGCCAACGACGTAGTCGTTATCAGCGACAGCAGCCAATTTGCCCCCGGACAGCCAGCGATCACTTATGGGCTGAAGGGAATCGCCTATTTTGAACTGAAGCTGATCGGTCCGAACCGTGACCTGCACAGCGGGTCGTTCGGCGGCAGTGTACGGAACCCGGCCAACGCCCTCTGCGGAATGCTCAGCACGCTAATCGACGAGCACGGCTGGATTCATATCCCTGGTTTCTACGACGACGTCAAACCGATTACCGGTGACGAACGAGAAAATTTCGCCGAACTTCCCTTCAACGAAGAAAAATTCAAAGAACAATTGGGCGTCGACGCTGTCCATGGTGAAGAAGGTTACACGACCCTCGAACGTCGCTGGGCTCGACCGACGTTGGATATCAACGGTCTGACCAGCGGTTACCAAGGCGAAGGGGCGAAGACCGTTTTGCCGAGCGAAGCGTCTGCCAAGTTCAGCTGCCGCCTGGTTCCAGACCAATGCCCCCACAAGATCGGCAAAGCACTCCGCGAGCATCTCGAGAAGGTATGTCCTTCGGGAATCAAGATGGAGTTCAAAGAACATCACGGCTCGCCAGGCTTCGTCGTGGCAACCGATAGTCCCTACGTCAAAGCCGCGAGTGCCGCCATCGAACAAGGCTTCGGCAACGCTCCGGTTCTGATTCGCGAAGGGGGATCGATTCCGATCGTCGCCAACTTTGCCCAGCAACTCGACTCTGATGTTCTGCTGTTGGGCTGGGGACTCGATGACGATAACACCCACAGCCCGAACGAAAAATTCAACTTGGCCGATTTCCAACGCGGCATCGCCGCCAGCGCCCAGTTGTGGGCCGAACTGGCCAAGATTGAAAAGTAA
- a CDS encoding ATP-dependent Clp protease adaptor ClpS: MDIPPMPQAAISRDTLADKLLSNFEKISVGDSNTSVADPWEATTVTTKTKPKKKQKPKRQPRYHVMLWNDDDHTYEYVILMMHELFGHPVEKGFQIAKMVDADGRAICLTTTKEHAELKRDQIHAYGKDDLIARCRGSMSSTIEPEC; the protein is encoded by the coding sequence ATGGACATTCCACCCATGCCGCAGGCGGCCATTTCGAGGGATACGCTGGCGGATAAACTCCTGTCGAATTTCGAGAAGATATCAGTGGGCGACTCAAACACGTCTGTAGCGGATCCTTGGGAAGCGACGACGGTTACGACCAAGACGAAACCCAAGAAGAAGCAAAAACCAAAACGCCAGCCTCGTTACCATGTCATGCTGTGGAACGATGACGACCACACGTACGAGTATGTCATTTTGATGATGCACGAACTGTTCGGGCACCCGGTTGAAAAGGGTTTCCAGATTGCCAAGATGGTGGATGCCGACGGCAGAGCGATTTGCCTGACCACCACCAAAGAGCACGCCGAGCTGAAACGCGACCAGATTCATGCCTATGGCAAAGACGATCTGATCGCCCGTTGCCGCGGTTCGATGTCTTCCACGATCGAGCCAGAGTGCTAA
- the rdgB gene encoding RdgB/HAM1 family non-canonical purine NTP pyrophosphatase, whose product MSDNRPMVLGTYNQKKRSELQRLLLPLDIQLKTLEEYPAAIEVVEDGTSFAENAAKKATQQAITLGEWVLAEDSGLCVDALKGAPGIYSARFSGEDATDEKNNDLLLEKLADLPPEKRGAHYVCHIVLANPEGEVVLIAEDKCHGRIVRKRRGTNGFGYDPLFELREYHRTFGEMGPAIKSLISHRAKASRAFVEKLRVILAKNRALFAQEKN is encoded by the coding sequence ATGTCTGACAACCGGCCAATGGTGCTTGGCACTTACAATCAAAAAAAGAGAAGCGAACTGCAGCGTCTTTTGCTTCCGCTCGATATTCAGCTGAAAACTCTTGAGGAGTATCCTGCGGCAATTGAAGTTGTGGAAGACGGAACTTCCTTCGCCGAGAACGCCGCCAAAAAAGCAACCCAACAGGCAATCACGCTCGGCGAGTGGGTCTTGGCAGAAGACAGTGGACTTTGTGTCGATGCGTTGAAAGGGGCCCCAGGAATTTATTCAGCCAGGTTCTCCGGCGAAGACGCAACTGACGAGAAAAACAACGACCTACTACTGGAAAAGCTGGCAGATCTGCCCCCGGAAAAACGCGGCGCCCATTACGTCTGCCATATCGTGCTTGCTAACCCTGAGGGGGAAGTTGTCTTGATCGCGGAAGACAAGTGCCATGGCCGAATCGTGAGAAAGCGTCGTGGCACCAATGGCTTTGGTTACGATCCCCTCTTCGAGCTTCGCGAATACCATCGCACGTTCGGTGAGATGGGACCGGCCATCAAGAGTTTGATCAGTCACCGAGCCAAGGCTTCCCGGGCATTCGTCGAGAAGCTGAGAGTGATACTGGCGAAGAATCGAGCACTTTTCGCCCAAGAAAAAAATTGA
- a CDS encoding ABC transporter permease, giving the protein MDSLNKHDPYADALPPIEKYQAMYNEARNIRGISLWQDAWRRLRRDWVSMTALSFLVLLALAAIFTPLFPLQSPREQDLANRLALPPEFHSKTKQANAEGEKETVPVSLHLQDLEGEEFDRRVGELWTDPTGFDLLLLNTRLVIFGDYCLPSLCGTDLLGRDLLSRLFYGARVSLIVGLVATLVSLIIGVSYGAIAGYSGGMVDDLMMRIVDIMYSVPFIFLVLFLITILSEDEVKKWLESYGISRIVILYIVIGAVYWLTMARVVRGQIISLKNEQFVDAAKTVGASGLRIVFLHLVPNVMSIVIVYLTLTIPAVMLFEAFLSFLGLGVEAPAVSWGVLSEEGLRVITPVKIYWWLVVFPALALASTLYSLNFLGDGLRDALDPRMKNR; this is encoded by the coding sequence TTGGATTCCCTTAATAAGCACGACCCCTACGCCGACGCGTTGCCCCCGATCGAAAAGTATCAGGCAATGTACAACGAGGCGCGAAACATCCGCGGGATCTCGCTGTGGCAAGATGCCTGGCGCCGACTTCGCCGCGACTGGGTTTCGATGACGGCACTCAGCTTCCTTGTGCTCTTGGCCCTGGCAGCCATCTTTACTCCCCTGTTTCCGTTGCAATCGCCGAGAGAACAAGATCTAGCTAATCGCTTGGCCTTGCCGCCGGAGTTTCATTCGAAGACCAAGCAGGCCAATGCCGAAGGCGAGAAAGAAACCGTTCCGGTCAGCTTGCACCTGCAGGACCTCGAAGGGGAAGAATTCGACCGCCGCGTCGGAGAGTTGTGGACCGACCCGACCGGTTTCGACCTCTTGCTTTTGAACACTCGTCTTGTAATCTTCGGTGACTATTGCCTGCCTAGCCTATGCGGCACCGACCTGCTGGGGCGTGACTTGCTGTCCCGTTTATTCTATGGGGCTCGGGTCTCGTTGATTGTGGGGCTGGTCGCCACGCTGGTTTCGCTCATCATCGGTGTCAGCTATGGGGCAATCGCTGGCTACTCAGGCGGAATGGTCGACGACCTCATGATGCGAATCGTCGACATCATGTATTCCGTGCCGTTCATTTTCCTGGTGCTGTTTCTGATTACGATCCTCAGCGAAGACGAAGTCAAAAAGTGGCTCGAAAGTTACGGCATCAGCCGCATTGTCATTTTGTATATCGTGATTGGGGCCGTGTACTGGCTGACGATGGCCCGCGTGGTGCGTGGCCAGATCATCAGTTTGAAGAACGAGCAATTCGTCGACGCCGCAAAAACCGTCGGGGCCAGCGGACTACGAATCGTCTTTCTGCACCTGGTGCCCAACGTCATGAGCATCGTGATCGTCTACCTGACGCTGACCATTCCGGCGGTGATGCTGTTCGAGGCGTTCCTGTCGTTTTTGGGCCTAGGCGTCGAAGCTCCGGCGGTTAGTTGGGGCGTGCTGTCCGAGGAAGGCCTCCGCGTGATCACGCCGGTGAAGATCTACTGGTGGTTGGTTGTGTTCCCGGCCTTGGCCTTGGCATCGACGTTGTACTCCTTGAACTTCCTGGGTGACGGACTGCGTGACGCGCTCGACCCGCGAATGAAGAATCGATAA
- the mtaB gene encoding tRNA (N(6)-L-threonylcarbamoyladenosine(37)-C(2))-methylthiotransferase MtaB: MSDLKLKTVTLGCKVNQYETELVREGLSRGGYRDAVDDESADVCVVNTCTVTNEGDSKSRQTIRRLARDNPNSRIVVMGCYATRAPSELKQLPNVSEVVIDKREIPDLLGRMGVIDIPNGISKFGDRHRAYVKVQDGCLLRCSFCIIPYVRPEMYSRPSGEIVEEVARLAGNGFREIVLTGIHLGHYGVDLNKGKPKADWVRLAKLMEKLSQIDADFRVRLSSIEATEVTKELIAVMAKYPDKICPHLHISMQSGSDSVLRRMRRRWGSQRFIDRCKLLKDSIDKPSISTDIIVGFPGETEAEFQETCQVSETVGFSKIHIFPFSPRKGTPAAEMPDQIPGDVKSDRRARLAAVEDKTREAYYQSLVGDTLDVLIEAEDRDDASVALGTSCRYAPVYVDRSQVEIGERYQVKIDRAQSQRVMGTLV, from the coding sequence ATGAGCGATCTCAAGCTGAAGACCGTCACCCTGGGGTGTAAGGTCAATCAATACGAAACAGAACTCGTTCGCGAAGGGCTATCTCGCGGCGGTTATCGCGATGCGGTCGATGATGAATCTGCGGACGTATGCGTGGTGAATACGTGTACGGTGACTAACGAAGGGGACTCGAAGAGCCGTCAGACCATTCGCCGGCTGGCACGCGATAATCCAAATTCCCGGATTGTGGTCATGGGCTGCTATGCCACGCGGGCCCCAAGCGAGCTCAAGCAGCTTCCCAACGTGTCGGAAGTGGTCATTGACAAACGCGAGATCCCCGATTTGCTCGGCCGGATGGGGGTGATCGACATTCCCAATGGGATCTCCAAGTTCGGCGATCGTCATCGCGCCTATGTGAAAGTGCAAGACGGTTGCCTGCTTCGCTGCAGCTTCTGCATTATTCCCTACGTGCGTCCCGAGATGTACAGCCGGCCTTCCGGCGAGATCGTCGAGGAAGTGGCTCGCCTGGCTGGCAATGGGTTTCGTGAGATCGTACTTACCGGCATTCATTTGGGGCACTACGGTGTCGATCTGAATAAAGGGAAACCCAAGGCCGATTGGGTTCGCCTGGCGAAGCTTATGGAGAAGCTCTCGCAGATCGACGCGGACTTCCGCGTTCGTCTTTCGAGCATCGAAGCGACTGAGGTCACCAAAGAGTTGATCGCAGTCATGGCCAAGTACCCCGACAAAATTTGTCCTCATCTACACATCTCGATGCAAAGTGGCTCCGATTCGGTTCTGCGGCGGATGCGCCGTCGTTGGGGTAGCCAGCGTTTTATCGATCGCTGCAAGCTGCTGAAAGACTCAATCGATAAGCCGTCGATCTCGACCGATATCATCGTTGGTTTCCCTGGCGAGACCGAAGCTGAATTCCAAGAGACCTGCCAGGTTTCGGAAACGGTCGGCTTCTCGAAGATTCATATCTTCCCCTTTAGTCCCCGCAAGGGAACGCCGGCTGCCGAGATGCCGGACCAGATACCCGGCGACGTGAAATCAGACCGCAGGGCTCGTTTGGCAGCTGTCGAAGACAAGACCCGCGAAGCGTACTATCAGAGTCTTGTGGGTGACACGCTCGATGTCTTGATCGAAGCCGAGGATCGCGACGACGCGAGTGTCGCTTTAGGCACCTCTTGCCGTTATGCTCCGGTTTATGTGGATCGATCTCAGGTCGAAATTGGCGAGCGATATCAGGTAAAAATTGACCGGGCCCAATCGCAGCGTGTCATGGGAACGCTGGTTTAA